The genomic DNA AAGAGGTGGCGATATTAATCCGAAAGGTATCGATAATGCTAGGTGTGACGTAGGGCATAATCACTTGGGTGAGCACTTGCAAACGCCGACCGCCCAGGGTATAGGTCGCTTCCAAAAGATCCTTCGGTACAAATTTCACAGCGTCCATGATCATCAGAACGTTGTAGAACAGCGTCCCTAGAAAAATCAGGGCGATTTTAGGTGCCTCGTCAAGTCCCAAATAAATAATCAGCAGTGGGGTAAACGCAGGGGCTGGCATATACCGCAGGATGCCGATGATCGGTTCAAATAGAGCCGCTATGCTAGCAAAGGTACCCATCAGGATCCCCAGCGGCACAGAGACGATCGCTGCCAGAAGAAATCCACAGGACACGCGAAATACACTAGCCCAAGTATCTTGTAGCAAAAAACCTCGTTCCCACAATCCCATAAAAGCGCGAACCACATCTGCGGGAGATGGCAGGAAGGCGGCATTCATACCCGGCAGGCTAGCAACAATCCACCAGCCTGTAAAGGGGATAATGATCGACAGGGTAAACAATACCCAATTTAGGGATCGGGGGATATCTTCAGCAATTCCCCAAAAAACCGTAGGCTTGAGTCCCTGGGTGCGGGGAGTATCGGTCAGGTCAGAAGAGGTGGATGTCATAGTTTCTCGGGAGACCTTGAGAACAATGGGGGGCGATCGCCTACATCTAAGCGATCGCCATGGGAACAACAACCCAATCCTTAGCTATTGCTGGCGGCATAGGCCTGCACGAAACGATCATCGAGAACTGCGTCTAGATCGGGAACCTTATCTTCGGTGATAAACCCAACACTGGTCATAAAGTCTGCCATGCGCTGGGCGGCGAAGGGCATATGTTTCATGTCTTCACCAGGGCTAAAGGCTTCTAGATTATCTTCTAGGGTAAACATCCTAGTCCCATCGGTAAACAGTTGGAATTCATCGAGGGACACATCAGCCCGTTGGGCCATAATTTCCTGGGCGCGATCGGGATTTTCGTCCATGAAGGCTAAGACATCAAACCACGTGTTGACCAGTGCCTGCACTTGATCGGGGCGTTCATCAATCATGACTTGACTGACGACTAACAAATCGGGAATAGCTCCAGGGTAGTCTTGAGAACTCAACAGTTCCTTACTTCCTTCAAGCTGCAGTGCTGTCAGCCAGTACGGTGGCCAGGCGGCAACGGCATCAAGCTGTCCTGCGGCGAATGCTGCTGTGGCTTCGCCCGTTTCTAACCCGCGAATATTCACATCGCTGCGAGACATACCGGCTTCCTCTAGGGCAAGGGTAAGAAGGAAATCGCCCACGACCCCTTCTTCTAGTCCTACATTCCTGCCAGCGAGATCCTGAATTGTAGTGATCTCTTCTGTCACAATCACTTTGTCATTACCGGCAGAGTTGTCGTTGACCAGCACGACTACTTCTCCGTTGACAGCATCAGCGGCAAAGGAAATGGTGTCATTAAGCGTCTGGCAGTTGGCGTCAAGTTGACCGACAGCAAAGGCTTCCATGGATTCAAGATAGCCATCAAACCAGCGTAGTTCGACGTTTGCGCCATTGGCAGCGAAGAGACCTTCCTCTTCGGCGATCGCCCAAGGCCACCAGCCGGCCCAGTTGCTATAACCCAGCACCAAGGGCGCACTCGTCGCATCCGAGCTACTCGGAGCATCTGGGGTTGGAGTCTCAGTGGAGGGATTGCAG from Candidatus Obscuribacterales bacterium includes the following:
- a CDS encoding ABC transporter permease, with amino-acid sequence MTSTSSDLTDTPRTQGLKPTVFWGIAEDIPRSLNWVLFTLSIIIPFTGWWIVASLPGMNAAFLPSPADVVRAFMGLWERGFLLQDTWASVFRVSCGFLLAAIVSVPLGILMGTFASIAALFEPIIGILRYMPAPAFTPLLIIYLGLDEAPKIALIFLGTLFYNVLMIMDAVKFVPKDLLEATYTLGGRRLQVLTQVIMPYVTPSIIDTFRINIATS
- a CDS encoding ABC transporter substrate-binding protein, translating into MRIPKFVSLLLVFCLSLTAAIGCNPSTETPTPDAPSSSDATSAPLVLGYSNWAGWWPWAIAEEEGLFAANGANVELRWFDGYLESMEAFAVGQLDANCQTLNDTISFAADAVNGEVVVLVNDNSAGNDKVIVTEEITTIQDLAGRNVGLEEGVVGDFLLTLALEEAGMSRSDVNIRGLETGEATAAFAAGQLDAVAAWPPYWLTALQLEGSKELLSSQDYPGAIPDLLVVSQVMIDERPDQVQALVNTWFDVLAFMDENPDRAQEIMAQRADVSLDEFQLFTDGTRMFTLEDNLEAFSPGEDMKHMPFAAQRMADFMTSVGFITEDKVPDLDAVLDDRFVQAYAASNS